One window of Acidobacteriota bacterium genomic DNA carries:
- a CDS encoding glycosyltransferase encodes MSIVVPVYNERYTVVELVDSLFRVALPVGVTREVILIDDASSDGTREILRELEQKHPLRIHYQSENQGKGSAVRKGIELASGDVIVVQDADLEYDPGELPKLLRPILDGHADVVYGSRFLAGEYRRVLYFWHTVGNRILTLWSNFFTNLNLTDIETCYKMVRAPILKSIPIRSNRFGMEPELTAKFAKRGCRIYEVAISYRGRSYREGKKITPWDGVKALFTIVYFWLVDDLYTEQYGHAILHQLSKTHRFNNWLADTIRPWVGEHVIEFGAGLGNLSRQLLPRDSYCASDIDPLHLDYLSNVFENQPSVSVCKADIEKSEDFVELEGRFDTAVALNVVEHVEDDKQALANIFSALRPGGRACILVPRSRRLFGSFDELLGHFRRYTPTQLRSGLEEAGFEIEKELTFNRISVPGWFINAVVLRRKSFGRLQLKLFDSTVWLWRRLDPFLPWKGLSLVMIARRPAADPSSEASQAAAPPS; translated from the coding sequence TTGAGCATCGTAGTGCCCGTCTACAACGAGCGCTATACCGTGGTGGAACTGGTCGATTCTTTGTTCCGCGTCGCGTTGCCGGTGGGCGTGACGCGGGAAGTGATCTTGATCGACGACGCTTCCAGCGACGGCACCCGGGAGATCCTGCGCGAACTGGAACAGAAGCATCCCCTGCGGATCCATTACCAGTCCGAGAACCAGGGCAAGGGAAGCGCCGTGCGCAAGGGCATCGAGTTGGCGAGCGGGGATGTGATCGTGGTGCAGGACGCCGACTTGGAATACGATCCCGGCGAACTCCCCAAGCTGCTGCGGCCCATTCTTGACGGTCACGCCGATGTCGTTTACGGCTCGCGTTTTTTGGCCGGGGAGTACCGGCGGGTGCTCTATTTCTGGCACACCGTGGGCAACCGCATCCTGACCTTGTGGTCGAACTTCTTCACCAACCTCAACCTGACCGACATCGAGACCTGCTACAAGATGGTGCGGGCCCCCATACTCAAATCCATTCCCATCCGCAGCAACCGTTTCGGAATGGAGCCCGAGCTGACCGCCAAGTTCGCCAAGCGGGGCTGCCGCATCTACGAGGTGGCCATTTCTTACCGCGGACGCAGTTATCGAGAAGGGAAGAAGATCACGCCCTGGGACGGCGTCAAAGCCCTTTTTACCATCGTCTATTTTTGGCTGGTCGACGACCTCTACACGGAGCAGTACGGCCACGCCATTCTTCACCAACTGTCTAAGACGCACCGCTTCAACAACTGGCTGGCCGACACCATCCGGCCCTGGGTGGGAGAGCACGTCATCGAGTTCGGAGCCGGCTTGGGCAACCTGTCGAGACAACTGCTGCCCCGTGATTCCTATTGCGCCAGCGACATCGACCCCCTCCACCTCGACTATCTTAGCAACGTCTTCGAGAATCAGCCGTCGGTCTCGGTCTGCAAGGCCGACATCGAAAAAAGCGAAGATTTCGTCGAGTTAGAAGGACGATTCGATACCGCAGTCGCCCTCAACGTGGTGGAACATGTGGAGGACGACAAGCAAGCCCTGGCCAACATCTTCAGCGCACTTCGGCCCGGAGGACGGGCCTGCATCCTGGTCCCCCGCAGCCGCAGGTTGTTCGGATCTTTCGATGAACTCCTGGGGCACTTCCGCCGCTATACGCCCACCCAACTCAGGAGCGGACTTGAAGAGGCGGGTTTCGAGATCGAAAAGGAGTTGACCTTCAATCGGATCTCGGTCCCGGGCTGGTTCATCAACGCGGTGGTGCTGAGGCGGAAGAGCTTCGGACGCCTGCAGTTGAAGCTCTTCGACAGCACGGTATGGCTTTGGCGCCGGCTCGACCCCTTCCTGCCCTGGAAAGGGCTTTCGCTGGTCATGATCGCCCGCCGACCGGCTGCCGACCCGTCATCGGAGGCCTCTCAAGCGGCGGCGCCGCCGTCTTGA